One window of the Natrinema sp. CBA1119 genome contains the following:
- a CDS encoding class I SAM-dependent methyltransferase yields MTSESESESAQEFYGRWARLYDLIARRTPGIARLRERAAVACRLEPGDTVVEMGCGTGANLPFLRDRVGPKGTVIGIDFTRPVLERARAATAASDNVHVLQGDATRPPMRAALEAVEGQPDDGVDAVLATFVVGMLEDPADAVDDWCDLVGSDGTVVLANAARSREWYAPPVNAVFRAIVVLSTPPTTRLRYESDPHIRLDEKIDAAHARLRERAVAVADETHVFGVVRLTGGRLE; encoded by the coding sequence ATGACGTCCGAATCCGAATCTGAATCCGCACAGGAGTTCTACGGCCGCTGGGCGCGCCTCTACGACCTGATCGCCCGTCGGACGCCCGGAATCGCACGGCTCCGAGAGCGAGCGGCGGTCGCCTGTCGGCTCGAGCCCGGCGACACCGTCGTCGAGATGGGCTGTGGGACGGGCGCGAACCTGCCGTTTCTGCGCGACCGGGTCGGTCCCAAGGGGACCGTGATCGGGATCGACTTCACGCGACCCGTGCTCGAGCGGGCCCGCGCAGCCACCGCGGCGTCCGACAACGTCCATGTCCTGCAGGGCGATGCGACGCGACCGCCGATGAGGGCCGCGCTCGAGGCGGTGGAGGGACAGCCGGACGACGGGGTCGACGCCGTCCTCGCGACGTTCGTCGTCGGGATGCTCGAGGATCCAGCGGATGCGGTCGACGACTGGTGTGATCTCGTCGGCTCCGACGGCACCGTCGTGCTCGCCAACGCCGCCCGAAGCCGGGAATGGTACGCGCCGCCGGTCAACGCCGTCTTCCGGGCGATCGTCGTCCTCTCGACGCCGCCGACGACTCGGCTCCGATACGAGAGCGATCCCCACATCCGGCTCGACGAAAAGATCGACGCCGCACACGCTCGTCTCCGCGAGCGCGCGGTCGCCGTGGCGGACGAGACCCACGTCTTCGGCGTCGTCCGACTGACGGGCGGGCGACTCGAATAG
- a CDS encoding HalOD1 output domain-containing protein: MVEGGDSVGAPSVVPPSQAVIETVAKAEGVQPAELAPPQYESLHAIVDPTALDALFADRPNGTNRPDGTVSFRFCDYHVTVDRNGTVTLEEPTEPAD, encoded by the coding sequence ATGGTGGAGGGTGGCGATAGTGTCGGCGCGCCGTCAGTGGTACCGCCGAGTCAGGCAGTGATCGAAACGGTCGCCAAAGCCGAGGGCGTGCAGCCGGCGGAACTGGCGCCGCCGCAGTACGAGTCGCTTCACGCGATCGTCGACCCGACGGCGCTCGATGCGCTCTTCGCGGACCGACCGAACGGCACGAACAGACCGGACGGAACCGTCTCGTTTCGGTTCTGTGACTACCACGTCACTGTCGACCGAAACGGGACGGTCACGCTCGAGGAACCGACCGAACCCGCGGACTGA
- a CDS encoding SDR family oxidoreductase, whose protein sequence is MPSTALVTGCSTGIGYETARALVADGWRVYATARDRDRDGLEELADRGAEIAAMDLTDPEAIERVVARVRDEDGGVDCLVNNAGYGQFGPIEDVPTSLLERQFAVHCFGPHRLIRAVLPGMRERGRGRIVNVTSAADRLALAGIGGYTASKWALASLSDALRQELVGSDVEVVIVQPGVVATPFYDGALRAVDDAAATARSPSRSDADAETTAAERRNVNVVRPTQYTDLYRVLRRVRAVEGGGPLINEPDRVAATIREAATVPNPDTHYRVGPVPLLGSLYGTLVPAAIRDRLTRTGIRLAATEPVLDLLERRTPDADSERYP, encoded by the coding sequence ATGCCCTCGACCGCACTCGTGACCGGCTGCTCCACGGGAATCGGCTACGAAACGGCTCGCGCGCTGGTCGCCGACGGCTGGCGCGTCTACGCGACCGCTCGAGACCGCGACAGGGACGGCCTCGAGGAGCTGGCCGACCGTGGGGCCGAGATCGCAGCGATGGACCTGACCGATCCCGAGGCCATCGAGCGCGTCGTTGCTCGCGTCCGAGACGAGGACGGCGGCGTCGACTGCCTCGTCAACAACGCGGGGTACGGGCAGTTCGGGCCGATCGAAGACGTGCCGACCAGCCTGCTCGAGCGCCAGTTCGCCGTCCACTGCTTCGGGCCCCACCGGCTGATTCGAGCGGTCCTGCCGGGAATGCGCGAACGGGGCCGCGGCCGGATCGTCAACGTCACTAGCGCCGCGGATCGCCTCGCGCTCGCCGGCATCGGGGGCTACACCGCCTCGAAGTGGGCGCTCGCGAGTCTCAGCGACGCGCTCCGACAGGAACTGGTCGGCTCGGACGTCGAAGTCGTTATCGTCCAGCCCGGCGTCGTCGCGACGCCGTTCTACGACGGCGCCCTGCGGGCGGTCGACGACGCGGCTGCGACCGCGCGGTCACCGTCGCGCTCCGACGCCGACGCGGAGACGACCGCGGCCGAACGCCGGAACGTCAACGTCGTCAGACCCACGCAGTACACCGACCTCTACCGCGTCCTCCGGCGAGTTCGCGCCGTCGAGGGCGGCGGTCCACTGATCAACGAGCCCGATCGGGTCGCCGCGACGATTCGGGAGGCTGCCACCGTTCCGAACCCCGACACGCACTACCGTGTCGGCCCGGTTCCGCTCCTCGGATCGCTCTACGGCACGCTCGTTCCCGCCGCGATCCGGGATCGGTTGACGCGAACCGGGATTCGACTGGCCGCGACCGAACCCGTCCTCGACCTGCTCGAGCGACGCACGCCCGACGCCGATTCGGAGCGGTACCCGTGA
- a CDS encoding SPW repeat protein has protein sequence MSESATDDPTTDESHTRGRGEPAGQRWLSGIVSLIGLWLAVSPLVYEAANSVLWNNLLIGGAIVVFAGYNYYRITIDNSTSIGVMSLAALLALWLAVSHWVIAGQFALGGLEEASTGLLWSNVVSGLVVAALSAYIAYAGDREMSTQAATGT, from the coding sequence ATGAGCGAGTCCGCGACCGACGACCCGACGACCGACGAATCGCACACTCGCGGACGGGGTGAACCGGCCGGCCAGCGGTGGCTGAGCGGGATCGTCTCCCTGATCGGGCTGTGGCTGGCCGTCTCGCCGCTGGTCTACGAGGCAGCCAACTCCGTGCTGTGGAACAACCTGTTGATCGGCGGCGCGATCGTCGTGTTCGCGGGCTACAATTACTACCGGATCACCATCGACAACTCCACCAGTATCGGCGTCATGTCGCTGGCCGCCCTGCTGGCGCTGTGGCTCGCCGTCTCCCACTGGGTGATCGCCGGGCAGTTCGCTCTGGGTGGCCTCGAGGAAGCGAGCACGGGGCTACTCTGGAGTAACGTCGTCTCCGGGTTGGTCGTCGCGGCACTGTCGGCGTACATTGCGTACGCCGGGGACCGTGAGATGTCGACGCAGGCGGCCACCGGAACGTGA
- a CDS encoding thiamine-phosphate synthase family protein — translation MQFVEEIVVDEFLPTIRSLLAGDLRERGLTQSEVAEVLGISQSAVSKYAHGDVTVNDRIATDERVRDLVEELGTGLAAGEISPVQALIELEVLIRELEAGGDLLAQLHEAAVPELADHGSGFRVHDPESDLRTSERILSSVRRGLRILETTGGFTALIPAVGSNLVACTPGADDVDDVAGVPGRIFDVKGRATVPADPEFGVSEHVAGVLLAARRHGADVSAGINIAYEQALLDELAEQGYVAAEFDESDDVASSVGAAIEEEPEATVLYQTGGMGIEPLIYVLGSDAESVADTIRSLV, via the coding sequence ATGCAATTCGTCGAAGAAATCGTCGTGGACGAGTTCCTGCCCACCATCCGATCGCTGCTGGCCGGTGACCTCCGGGAACGCGGCCTCACGCAGAGCGAGGTCGCAGAGGTGCTCGGCATCAGCCAGAGCGCCGTCTCGAAGTATGCCCACGGCGACGTGACCGTCAACGATCGCATCGCCACCGACGAGCGCGTCCGCGACCTCGTCGAGGAACTCGGAACGGGACTGGCGGCCGGCGAAATATCCCCGGTGCAGGCCCTGATTGAACTCGAGGTGCTGATCCGCGAACTCGAGGCCGGCGGGGACCTCCTCGCCCAACTTCACGAGGCGGCCGTCCCGGAGCTAGCCGACCACGGCTCGGGCTTTCGGGTGCACGATCCCGAGAGCGACCTCCGGACCAGCGAGCGGATCCTCTCGTCGGTCCGGCGAGGGCTGCGCATCCTCGAGACGACTGGGGGATTCACCGCGCTGATCCCCGCGGTCGGCTCGAATCTCGTCGCGTGCACGCCTGGGGCCGACGATGTCGACGACGTGGCGGGCGTTCCGGGCCGGATATTCGACGTGAAAGGCCGGGCGACCGTCCCCGCGGATCCCGAGTTCGGCGTCTCGGAACACGTCGCAGGCGTCTTGCTGGCCGCGCGCCGCCACGGTGCGGATGTCTCGGCGGGGATCAACATCGCCTACGAACAGGCACTCCTCGACGAACTGGCCGAGCAGGGCTACGTCGCCGCGGAGTTCGACGAATCGGACGACGTCGCCTCGAGCGTCGGCGCGGCGATCGAAGAGGAACCCGAGGCGACGGTGCTCTACCAGACCGGCGGGATGGGGATCGAGCCGCTGATCTACGTCCTCGGCTCCGACGCGGAGTCGGTCGCGGACACGATTCGATCGCTCGTTTGA
- a CDS encoding DUF420 domain-containing protein produces the protein MATADARRRLRERPMGVTVLLTIVGYALVLGTFLLDIPIYPDLTNAQVNLLSHVIAVINTTATVVLLLGWYWIRAGDVEKHRLAMVTGFALILVFLVVYLLKVGGGGTKEFVGHQGVYYAYLVMLAIHIILSIVSVPVVLYALILGLTHTPAELRQTPHARIGRIAAGAWILSLFLGVVTYVLLNHVYDYEFAAMLVPIL, from the coding sequence ATGGCAACCGCTGACGCGAGACGCCGGCTCCGCGAGCGCCCGATGGGCGTAACGGTCCTCCTGACGATCGTCGGATACGCGCTGGTGCTCGGGACGTTCCTGTTGGACATCCCGATCTACCCCGATCTGACGAACGCGCAGGTCAACCTGCTTTCTCATGTGATCGCGGTCATCAACACGACAGCGACGGTGGTGTTGCTGTTGGGCTGGTACTGGATCCGCGCCGGCGATGTCGAGAAACACCGGCTAGCGATGGTCACCGGCTTCGCGTTGATCCTGGTGTTCCTGGTCGTCTACCTGCTCAAGGTCGGCGGCGGCGGCACGAAAGAGTTCGTCGGTCATCAGGGCGTCTACTACGCCTATCTCGTCATGCTGGCCATCCACATCATCCTCTCGATCGTCTCGGTTCCGGTCGTCCTCTACGCGCTGATCCTCGGGCTGACCCACACGCCCGCGGAGCTCCGGCAGACGCCCCACGCCAGAATCGGCCGCATCGCCGCCGGCGCGTGGATTCTGAGTCTCTTCCTCGGCGTCGTCACCTACGTCCTCCTCAATCACGTCTACGACTACGAGTTCGCGGCGATGCTCGTGCCGATCCTGTAA
- a CDS encoding thioesterase family protein: MCAEFTVDVPVRFRDLDPMNHVNHAVYASYLEAGRTAYLEEVAGLESEEISFVIVDLQISYERPITNGDEPTVALSVTRLGDSSCTMSYEIRVDGDVAATAETTIVHIDPDTERPSPIPDAMARRIREHEGLAAAASN, translated from the coding sequence ATGTGTGCGGAGTTTACCGTCGACGTTCCCGTTCGCTTCCGAGATCTCGATCCGATGAACCACGTCAACCACGCCGTCTACGCGAGCTACCTCGAAGCCGGTCGGACCGCCTACCTCGAGGAAGTGGCCGGGCTCGAGTCCGAGGAGATTTCGTTCGTCATCGTCGACCTCCAGATCTCCTACGAGCGGCCGATCACCAATGGCGACGAGCCCACGGTCGCGCTCTCGGTGACCCGGCTGGGTGACTCGAGTTGCACCATGTCTTACGAGATCCGCGTCGACGGCGACGTCGCGGCGACGGCGGAAACGACGATCGTTCACATCGATCCCGACACGGAGCGGCCGAGTCCGATCCCCGACGCGATGGCACGGCGCATTCGGGAGCACGAGGGCCTCGCGGCGGCGGCCAGTAATTAG
- the leuS gene encoding leucine--tRNA ligase, with amino-acid sequence MTSHYDHAQVQEFWQYVWERDDVYALDEDADDPTYVLGMFPYTSGTLHMGHIRNYAITDAHARYRRMQGDDVLHPMGWDAFGLPAENAAFERKTDPESWTQACIRRMREELEKMGFGYDWSREITTCEPDYYRWNQWLFKRLYEAGLVEYEAATVNWCPDCETVLADAQVAEREDEHSESSDQESDEAASSDGDRVCWRCETPVGRRELDQWFFTITDYAEELHDGLADLEGWPDGVREIQRNWIGRQDGARITFDVSDSSGERSDGDGDSDRPVDVFSTRPETIYGATYLAVSPGHELARTLADGDDAVAEYVETVREQDPDEVGFSGIETDATAVHPLTGAELPVYVAGYVLEDVGTGAVMGVPGHNERDHSFALAHDLPIERVIVPDDGTAESGVESEAYTGEGTLEGSGEYDGLESESARERLVADHDALAEDVTYRLRDWLISRQRYWGTPIPVVHCDDCGHVLVSDDDLPVELPEFVRTTGNPLDAAEEWNETTCPDCGGPARRETDTMDTFVDSSWYFLRFLSPDLADAPFDTDRADDWMPVDVYVGGEEHAILHLLYSRFFTKALADIGLLEQREPIRELKSQGTVLYDGEKMSSSKGNVVDPEEYGAETTRLFVLSAAHPEQDFEWTANNVRGAYDLQQTLYGMAADFVEAGDTRVERRDHDEYVDREIDRTIAAVTEEYDRFRFHRAATEIRELARLLRRYREYDLPHDDVYRRGMLTLAAVIAPMAPHLGEECWNKLRGDGLVVEADWPEPDGDASAYRLERGLVERTLEDVRDIVDVAAIDEPERIELVCAREWKYRAAELVDEAASDDPDAVPDTDAIVDRLLAADGVAADRETVGSFVGRLVGRDGGPEPGQRLGADRELEVLDRATWLVTDEFGADVTVRRAAADDDLAEKARPGKPAIHIE; translated from the coding sequence ATGACGAGCCACTACGATCACGCGCAGGTACAGGAGTTTTGGCAGTACGTCTGGGAGCGCGACGACGTTTACGCGCTCGACGAGGACGCCGACGATCCGACCTACGTCCTCGGCATGTTTCCCTACACGTCGGGCACGCTCCACATGGGTCACATCCGAAACTACGCGATCACGGACGCCCACGCTCGCTATCGCCGAATGCAAGGCGACGACGTGCTCCACCCGATGGGCTGGGACGCGTTCGGCCTCCCCGCCGAGAACGCCGCGTTCGAGCGAAAGACCGATCCCGAGTCCTGGACGCAGGCGTGTATCCGGCGCATGCGCGAGGAACTCGAGAAGATGGGCTTTGGCTACGACTGGTCGCGCGAAATCACCACCTGCGAGCCGGACTACTATCGGTGGAACCAGTGGCTGTTCAAGCGACTCTACGAGGCCGGACTCGTCGAGTACGAGGCGGCGACGGTCAACTGGTGTCCCGATTGCGAGACCGTGCTGGCCGACGCGCAGGTGGCCGAGCGCGAGGACGAACACAGTGAGTCCTCGGATCAGGAGAGCGACGAAGCCGCGAGCAGCGACGGAGACCGCGTCTGCTGGCGCTGTGAGACCCCCGTCGGGCGGCGCGAACTCGACCAGTGGTTCTTCACGATCACCGACTACGCCGAGGAACTCCACGACGGGCTCGCGGACCTCGAGGGCTGGCCCGACGGCGTCCGCGAGATCCAGCGCAACTGGATCGGCCGGCAGGACGGGGCGCGGATCACGTTCGACGTGTCCGACTCCAGTGGCGAGAGGAGCGACGGCGATGGTGACAGTGATCGACCCGTCGACGTGTTCAGCACGCGGCCGGAGACGATTTACGGCGCGACCTACCTCGCCGTCTCGCCCGGCCACGAACTGGCGAGGACGCTGGCCGACGGCGACGATGCGGTCGCCGAGTACGTCGAAACGGTCCGCGAACAGGACCCGGACGAAGTGGGCTTCTCCGGCATCGAGACGGACGCGACCGCGGTGCACCCGCTGACCGGGGCGGAACTCCCGGTCTACGTCGCCGGTTACGTCCTCGAGGACGTCGGCACCGGTGCCGTGATGGGCGTCCCCGGCCACAACGAGCGCGACCACTCGTTCGCGCTCGCACACGACCTGCCGATCGAGCGCGTGATCGTTCCCGACGACGGGACGGCCGAATCCGGCGTCGAAAGCGAGGCTTACACCGGCGAGGGAACGCTCGAGGGAAGCGGCGAGTACGACGGCCTCGAGAGCGAGAGTGCCCGCGAACGGCTCGTGGCCGACCACGACGCGCTCGCGGAAGACGTCACCTACCGGCTGCGCGATTGGCTGATCTCCCGGCAGCGCTACTGGGGGACGCCGATCCCGGTTGTCCACTGCGACGACTGCGGGCACGTGCTCGTCTCCGACGACGACCTCCCCGTCGAACTCCCGGAGTTCGTCCGGACGACGGGCAACCCGCTGGACGCGGCCGAGGAGTGGAACGAGACGACCTGTCCCGACTGCGGCGGCCCCGCGCGCCGAGAGACGGACACGATGGACACCTTCGTCGACTCCTCGTGGTACTTCCTGCGCTTCCTCTCGCCCGACCTCGCGGACGCGCCGTTCGACACCGACCGCGCGGACGACTGGATGCCCGTCGACGTCTACGTCGGCGGCGAGGAACACGCCATCCTCCACCTGCTCTACAGCCGCTTTTTCACGAAGGCGCTGGCCGATATCGGCCTCCTCGAGCAGCGAGAGCCCATTCGGGAACTCAAGAGCCAGGGGACGGTGCTGTACGACGGCGAGAAGATGTCCAGTTCGAAGGGCAACGTCGTCGACCCAGAGGAGTACGGCGCGGAGACGACGCGGCTGTTCGTCCTCTCGGCGGCCCACCCCGAACAGGACTTCGAGTGGACCGCCAACAACGTCCGCGGGGCCTACGACCTCCAGCAGACCCTCTACGGGATGGCAGCGGACTTCGTCGAGGCGGGCGACACCCGCGTCGAACGGCGAGATCACGACGAGTACGTCGACCGGGAGATCGACCGGACGATTGCCGCGGTCACCGAGGAGTACGACCGGTTCCGGTTCCACCGCGCAGCCACCGAAATTCGGGAACTCGCGCGCCTGCTGCGACGCTACCGCGAGTACGATCTGCCACACGACGACGTCTACCGGCGGGGCATGTTGACGCTCGCCGCGGTGATCGCGCCAATGGCCCCGCATCTCGGCGAGGAATGCTGGAACAAGCTCCGGGGCGATGGGCTCGTCGTCGAGGCCGACTGGCCCGAACCCGACGGCGACGCCTCGGCCTACCGACTCGAGCGGGGACTGGTCGAGCGGACGCTCGAGGACGTCCGGGATATCGTCGACGTTGCCGCGATCGACGAACCGGAACGAATCGAACTGGTCTGCGCTCGCGAGTGGAAGTACCGAGCCGCCGAACTGGTCGACGAAGCGGCATCCGACGACCCTGACGCGGTCCCGGACACGGACGCGATCGTCGACCGACTCCTCGCGGCCGACGGCGTCGCGGCCGACCGCGAGACCGTCGGCTCGTTCGTCGGCCGACTGGTCGGTCGCGACGGCGGCCCGGAACCCGGACAGCGGCTGGGTGCAGATCGCGAACTCGAGGTTCTCGACCGCGCGACCTGGCTCGTCACCGACGAGTTCGGTGCGGATGTCACCGTCCGCCGGGCGGCCGCTGACGACGACCTGGCGGAGAAAGCGCGGCCGGGCAAACCCGCGATCCACATCGAGTAG
- a CDS encoding DnaJ domain-containing protein → MESHYEVLGLSPDADDRAVRRAYRSLLKVHHPDQGGSREQFLRIKDAYEAILGERAPGDRETDGGAIMRGDMGSNRRRDPTYDPSGCVERGDREYELTVSGEYLTLSLVGLVHDVDLASLVDGPITVATTWTMAFFRAHNTSSRPLPWQGKANTSFFGDDGFLYEGSSIVAPHANDLPERWTGTDVELEPGRAVDGVVIAQELPDDVSLDQVMYTQHVPGEDADEIVDTERYLFELRPLVRERLNRFPFARD, encoded by the coding sequence ATGGAGAGCCACTACGAGGTCCTCGGGCTGTCGCCGGACGCCGACGACCGGGCGGTCCGTCGGGCCTATCGGAGCCTGTTGAAGGTCCATCACCCCGATCAGGGTGGCTCTCGAGAACAATTTCTGCGGATCAAGGACGCCTACGAGGCGATCCTCGGCGAACGAGCGCCGGGCGACCGCGAAACGGACGGCGGCGCGATCATGCGGGGCGATATGGGGTCCAACCGTCGGCGCGATCCGACCTACGATCCCTCCGGGTGTGTCGAACGCGGCGACCGCGAATACGAACTGACCGTCAGCGGTGAGTACCTCACGCTCAGCCTCGTCGGACTGGTCCACGACGTCGATCTCGCCTCGCTGGTCGACGGCCCCATCACCGTCGCGACCACGTGGACGATGGCCTTCTTCCGCGCCCACAACACGAGTTCGCGGCCGCTTCCCTGGCAGGGGAAAGCGAACACGAGTTTCTTCGGCGACGACGGCTTCCTCTACGAGGGCTCGAGCATCGTCGCTCCACACGCGAACGACCTCCCCGAGCGCTGGACTGGCACCGACGTCGAACTCGAGCCGGGCCGCGCGGTAGACGGCGTTGTCATCGCCCAGGAGCTCCCCGACGACGTCTCCCTCGACCAAGTGATGTACACCCAGCACGTCCCCGGCGAGGACGCCGATGAAATCGTGGACACGGAGCGCTACCTCTTCGAACTGCGGCCGCTCGTTCGCGAGCGGTTGAATCGGTTCCCGTTCGCTCGAGACTGA